From a single Silene latifolia isolate original U9 population chromosome 6, ASM4854445v1, whole genome shotgun sequence genomic region:
- the LOC141587724 gene encoding uncharacterized protein LOC141587724, producing MYGSEQKNVESLEHLFRDCNVSARIWAGSDLGIRTENTSTTEISTWIINWIRYLINLEEGERRVIRFMATLWGLWVLRNNIIFKGMSFVPQVFYSSFSKTVTANLQVDASWEKNYDAAIGWIAYSSSGSVINHRSIRMRVESALQAEALGIWDVLKWACNSGQLHLEVLSDCLQPLNQIAGVEKGNHIIKGILEEIQKLYVCFHCLCFNFIPRHLNMLAHGLAR from the exons ATGTACGGTAGTGAGCAGAAGAACGTGGAATCGTTGGAACATTTATTCAGAGACTGTAATGTCTCTGCCAGGATTTGGGCAGGTTCAGATTTGGGAATTAGGACTGAAAATACATCGACAACTGAGATTAGTACATGGATCATTAACTGGATCCGATATCTGATTAATCTTGAGGAGGGAGAGCGGCGGGTGATTAGGTTCATGGCGACTCTGTGGGGATTATGGGTCCTACGAAATAACATTATCTTTAAAGGTATGTCGTTTGTGCCACAGGTTTTCTACAGTTCTTTCTCCAAGACCGTTACTGCGAACTTACAG GTTGACGCTAGTTGGGAAAAGAATTACGATGCTGCGATTGGATGGATCGCCTATAGTAGCTCAGGCTCGGTGATTAATCATAGAAGCATAAGAATGAGAGTTGAGTCGGCATTGCAAGCTGAAGCATTAGGAATCTGGGacgttttgaaatgggcttgcaATAGTGGGCAACTGCACCTTGAAGTTTTGTCGGACTGTTTGCAACCGCTGAATCAGATTGCTGGGGTCGAGAAGGGAAATCATATCATCAAGGGCATTCTTGAGGAAATTCAGAAACTTTATGTTTGCTTTCACTGTTTGTGTTTCAATTTTATTCCTAGGCACTTAAATATGTTAGCGCATGGTCTGGCTCGATAG